In Erigeron canadensis isolate Cc75 chromosome 7, C_canadensis_v1, whole genome shotgun sequence, one DNA window encodes the following:
- the LOC122608687 gene encoding UDP-xylose transporter 2, protein MGEGQQRFQLGTVGALGLSVISSVSIVICNKALISTLGFTFATTLTSWHLLVTFCSLHVALWMKFFEHKPFDSRAVMGFGILNGISIGLLNLSLGFNSVGFYQMTKLAIIPCTVLLETLFFSKQFSKKVRFSLTILLLGVGIATVTDLQLNLMGSILSVLAILTTCVAQIMTNTIQKKFKVSSTQLLYQSCPYQALILFVVGPFLDALLTNQNVFSFKYTPQVLAFIVLSCLISVSVNFSTFLVIGKTSPVTYQVLGHLKTCLVLAFGYVLLHDPFSWRNILGILIAVVGMGLYSYFCTRDTQPKATEASTQFSQTNESESDPLINAEKGTHVSSEVSPQKPPVWNSDKDLHA, encoded by the exons ATGGGGGAAGGACAGCAGAGGTTTCAGTTAGGAACAGTTGGAGCGTTGGGATTATCCGTGATTTCGTCGGTTTCTATCGTGATTTGTAACAAGGCATTGATAAGCACTCTTGGTTTCACTTTTG CCACAACTTTGACAAGCTGGCATCTTTTGGTCACATTTTGTTCATTGCACGTCGCATTATGGATGAAATTTTTTGAGCACAAGCCTTTTGATTCAAGAGCTGTCATGGGCTTTGGTATATTGAATGGGATCTCCATTGGACTTCTAAACCTCAGCCTGGGTTTCAATTCTGTTGGATTTTACCAG ATGACAAAACTAGCAATCATCCCATGCACCGTACTTTTGGAGACACTTTTCTTCAGCAAGCAATTCAG TAAAAAAGTCCGGTTTTCGTTAACCATCTTGCTTTTGGGAGTTGGAATCGCAACAGTAACTGACCTGCAGCTCAATCTCATGGGCAGCATTTTATCTGTACTTGCCATATTAACAACTTGTGTGGCTCAAATT ATGACAAATACAATCCAGAAGAAGTTCAAGGTTTCTTCGACACAGTTGCTCTACCAATCATGCCCATATCAAGCTCTTATTCTGTTCGTTGTAGGCCCATTTTTAGATGCCCTATTAACGAATCAAAacgttttttctttcaaatacaCGCCTCAAGTGCTG GCGTTTATCGTTCTCTCCTGCCTTATTTCTGTTTCTGTCAACTTCAGTACTTTTCTAGTAATTGGGAAAACATCACCAGTGACTTATCAGGTGTTGGGTCACTTGAAAACGTGTTTAGTTTTAGCATTTGGTTATGTTCTATTACACGACCCATTCAGTTGGAGAAACATTTTAGGAATTCTCATTGCCGTTGTGGGTATGGGGCTCTATTCATATTTCTGTACTCGCGATACACAACCAAAGGCCACTGAAGCATCAACGCAATTTTCTCAG ACTAATGAAAGTGAGAGCGATCCTTTAATTAATGCCGAAAAAGGAACGCATGTGTCAAGCGAGGTCAGTCCTCAGAAACCACCAGTATGGAACTCAGATAAGGATCTCCATGCGTAA
- the LOC122608686 gene encoding prolycopene isomerase, chloroplastic has product MNTGVQNFQSFYGFKNTQMGNSGFYYEPRCKRQVISCFSPLKALNFTVLHEPQWSKQSLFSFNPLKKQDNGKFEVGFLKKVERRQKLLSVSVKSVMDVSKVAEKDEVAVGKSKGVYDAIVIGSGIGGLVAATQLAVKGAKVLVLEKYVIPGGSSGFYERDGYTFDVGSSVMFGFSDKGNLNLITQALAAVGCKMEVIPDPTTVHFHLPNSFSVQVHREYNDFVSELTSKFPHEKEGILKFYDVCWKIFNALNSLELKSLEEPLYLFGQFFKKPVECLTLAYYLPQNAGTIARNFIKDPEVLSFIDAECFIVSTVNALQTPMINASMVLCDRHFGGINYPVGGVGGIAKSLAKGLVDYGSEILYKANVTSIIIDNEKAVGVKLSDGREFFAKTVISNATRWDTFGKLLKKQDLPKEEENFQKVYVKAPSFLSIHMGVKAEVLPLDTDCHHFVLEDDWKNLEEPYGSVFLSIPTILDSSLAPKGRHILHIFTTSSIEDWQGLSTKDYEAKKELIADKIICRLEQKLFPGLKSSIEFKEVGTPKTHRRYLARDSGTYGPMPRSVPKGLLGMPFNTTAISGLYCVGDSCFPGQGVIAVAFSGVMCAHRVAADVGLEKKAPVLDAGLLGVLGWLRSLA; this is encoded by the exons GCAATTCAGGTTTTTATTATGAACCCAGATGTAAAAGGCAGgtaatttcttgtttttcaccTTTAAAAGCCCTAAATTTTACTGTTTTACATGAGCCCCAATGGTCAAAACAGAGTCTTTTTAGTTTCAATCCCTTGAAAAAACAAGATAATGGTAAATTTGAAGTGGGGTTTTTGAAAAAAGTTGAAAGAAGACAGAAATTGTTGTCTGTTAGTGTTAAGTCAGTTATGGATGTTAGTAAAGTGGCGGAGAAAGATGAGGTGGCGGTAGGGAAGAGTAAGGGTGTTTATGATGCAATTGTGATTGGTTCCGGGATTGGTGGATTGGTTGCGGCGACACAATTGGCGGTTAAAGGAGCTAAGGTTTTGGTGCTTGAGAAGTATGTGATTCCTGGTGGGAGTTCTGGGTTTTATGAGAGAGATGGTTATACTTTTGATGTTGGTTCGTCTGTGATGTTCGGGTTCAGTGATAAG GGAAATTTGAATTTAATAACTCAAGCATTAGCGGCAGTTGGGTGTAAAATGGAGGTGATACCCGATCCAACCACTGTCCATTTTCATCTACCTAATAGCTTCTCAGTCCAAGTACACAGAGAATATAATGATTTCGTTTCTGAACTCACTAGTAAATTCCCACATGAAAAGGAAGGAATTCTGAAATTCTACGATGTATGCTGGAAG ATTTTCAATGCGTTGAATTCACTGGAACTCAAGTCTCTTGAGGAACCTTTATACCTCTTCGGTCAGTTTTTCAAGAAGCCCGTGGAATGCTTAACATTAG CTTACTATTTGCCACAAAATGCTGGAACCATTGCTCGCAACTTCATAAAAGATCCTGAAGTGCTCTCGTTCATAGATGCTGAG TGTTTTATTGTGAGCACAGTTAATGCATTACAGACACCTATGATCAATGCAAGCATG gTGTTATGTGACCGACATTTTGGGGGCATTAATTACCCTGTCGGTGGTGTTGGAGGGATTGCAAAATCCTTGGCAAAAGGTTTAGTTGATTACGGAAGTGAAATACTTTACAAGGCAAATGTCACAAGCATTATCATTGACAACGAGAAAGCA GTCGGAGTAAAGTTGTCTGATGGAAGAGAGTTCTTTGCCAAAACCGTAATCTCAAATGCTACTAGATGGGATACTTTCG GCAAACTTTTGAAAAAACAGGATTTAccgaaagaagaagaaaacttccaaaaagtttatgtaaaagctccttcttttctttctattcACATGGGGGTCAAAGCCGAGGTCTTGCCACTGGATACGGATTGCCACCATTTTGTTCTCGAG GATGATTGGAAAAACTTGGAGGAGCCGTATGGGAGTGTATTTTTAAGTATCCCTACTATACTTGATTCTTCATTGGCTCCAAAAGGGCGTCATATTCTGCACATATTTACAACTTCTTCCATTGAGGATTGGCAG GGGCTTTCCACAAAAGATTACGAGGCAAAGAAGGAGCTTATTGCAGACAAAATTATCTGCAGACTGGAACAGAAACTATTTCCTGGCCTCAAATCCTCCATTGAATTTAAAGAG GTGGGCACACCAAAGACACACAGACGATACCTGGCTCGTGATAGTGGCACATACGGGCCAATGCCACGTAGCGTGCCCAAGGGCTTGCTGGGAATGCCTTTTAATACCACT GCTATAAGCGGTCTCTATTGTGTGGGCGATAGTTGTTTTCCAGGACAAGGTGTTATAGCTGTAGCGTTCTCTGGGGTAATGTGTGCACACCGGGTAGCAGCTGACGTTG GACTTGAAAAGAAGGCACCAGTATTAGATGCTGGTCTCCTTGGAGTTCTTGGTTGGTTGAGATCGTTAGCATAA